The following DNA comes from Gordonia zhaorongruii.
TCGCAGACCTCGACATCGACGTGGTCGACTGGGTCGACGGTCAGGACCCGTACGAGTTGGCGACGGCTGGTCTGCCGACGGATGCGCGTGTCGCCGTATCGGATTCGCTTCCCGCCCTGCACGTGATCCCGTTGGCCGCGCGCACGACTCGCGCCCCCGAACTCGCCACTGCAGTGCTGCGGGAACTGCGGATGATCAAGGACGATGCCGAGATAGCCGCCCTGCGCCGAGCCGGCGCCGCGATCGATCGAGTCCACGAACGGATGGGGGAGTTCCTCGTGCCGGGCCGCACGGAGGCTCAGGTCGCAGCGGACATCGACGCGGCGATCCTCGCCGAGGGGCACACCGCCGCGGAGTTCATCATCGTCGGCTCGGGGCCCAACGGGGCCGACCCGCATCACGAGCACTCCGACCGGGTGATCTCCCGGGACGACGTGGTCGTGATCGACATCGGGGGACCGGTGGAGCCGGGCTACAACTCGGACTCGACTCGCACGTACTGTTTCCGCCCGCCGAATCCCGAGGTCGCAGCGATCTACGACGTCCTGCATCAGGCGCAGGCGGCTGCGGTAGCGGCGGTGCGTCCCGGTGCGACGGCGCAGAGCATCGACGCCGCGGCACGCGAGGTGATCACGCAGGCGGGGTACGGCGACGCCTTCATCCACCGAACGGGACACGGAATCGGTCTCTCGGTCCACGAGGAGCCGTACATCGTGGGCGGTAACGATGACGCACTGCGTGTGGGAATGGCGTTCAGCATCGAGCCGGGTGTCTACTTCCCGGGCTCGTGGGGAGCTCGCATCGAGGACATCGTCGTCGTCACCGCAGACGGCTGCGAGTCACTCAACACCCGTCCGCACGGGCTCGTTCAGCTCGACGGCTGATCGGCGAACATCACGCCAGACCCCATCAACCTGGTGATGGTCACTTCGAGGACCACGCGCCGCGGGTTCGGCTTCGGCCGTCGGTACCGCGTCGCGTACCGTTCCTCCGCATCGCGCACCGACGCCGGATCCCGTGCGATGCGGGCAGGCCCCTCGAGGGTTAGCCAGCGGGGGCCGTCGACATGGGTCAATGCGGCGTAGCCGCTGCGCTCCGCGTTGAGGACCTTCTGGCTGCCTTCGAATGTGATGACCCGGGCGACTCCGCCGTCGTAGTCGACGGTGAACCCGACCGCGCAGACATGCGGCGTGCCGTCAGTCCGCGTCGTGGCGAGGCTCGCGAGGTGGTATTCGGACAGAAAGTCCCGGGCGAGTGGGCTCAGGTCGGAGACGGTGCGCTGCATGGTCTCCGACTGTAGTCGGCGAGGGATATGTGCGACGGGGCGCCGCATACGCGGTGCGCACGCATATCCGCTACGGCGGTGGGCCCGTGCAGTGCCGTAACGGCGACTGGAATACTGCAGGTGTGGGAACCATCGTGCTGTTCGGCGGACGGAGCGAGATCGGTGTCGCGACAGCGGCCCGGCTAGCTTCAGGTAAACGCGTGATCCTCGCGGGTCGACGGGCGGACGACCTGGCGGTGGAATCCCGGGTCCTCCGCACCGCGGGGGCTACCGATGTAGTGACAACGGAGTTCGATGCCGATGACACGTCGTCGCACACCGCACTGATCGAGCGAATCGTCGCCGAACACGGTCCGATCGAAGCAGCCATCATCGCCTTCGGGATCCTGGGAGACGCAGCCCGCGCTCAGACCGATGTCG
Coding sequences within:
- a CDS encoding M24 family metallopeptidase; translated protein: MSGRFDSDVYARRLQRAADLTREAGLDALVVGTGPDFRYLTGSGADTFERLTALIVPARGRAHVVAARLELAALRESAIADLDIDVVDWVDGQDPYELATAGLPTDARVAVSDSLPALHVIPLAARTTRAPELATAVLRELRMIKDDAEIAALRRAGAAIDRVHERMGEFLVPGRTEAQVAADIDAAILAEGHTAAEFIIVGSGPNGADPHHEHSDRVISRDDVVVIDIGGPVEPGYNSDSTRTYCFRPPNPEVAAIYDVLHQAQAAAVAAVRPGATAQSIDAAAREVITQAGYGDAFIHRTGHGIGLSVHEEPYIVGGNDDALRVGMAFSIEPGVYFPGSWGARIEDIVVVTADGCESLNTRPHGLVQLDG
- a CDS encoding PPOX class F420-dependent oxidoreductase, with translation MQRTVSDLSPLARDFLSEYHLASLATTRTDGTPHVCAVGFTVDYDGGVARVITFEGSQKVLNAERSGYAALTHVDGPRWLTLEGPARIARDPASVRDAEERYATRYRRPKPNPRRVVLEVTITRLMGSGVMFADQPSS